The stretch of DNA GCCTTCCATTGGCTGCGCACGCCATGGCCGGAGGAGTTGTTCAGTCTGACGGCGCGGCCGGGGCATTTGCGGTTGTATGGCCGCGAGAGTATCGGCAGCACGTTCCGCCAGTCGCTGGTGGCGCGGCGGCAGCAGGCGCATTGCTACAGTGCGTCGACGGTAGTGGAGTTTGAGCCGGAGCATTACCAGCAGCAGGCGGGGCTGGTGTGTTACTACAATGCGTCCAAGTTCCACTACCTGTACATCTCGCACGATGAGGTGCTTGGCAAGCACTTGCGGGTGATGAGCAGTTTGCCCAACCATGTGCAGACCGATACGTTTACCGCGCCGATTGCGTTGCCGCCGGGCTTGCCGGTGGAGTTGCGGGTGGAGGTGGATGAGGAGCGCCTGTACTTTGGCTACCGGCTGGGTGACGGCGCGTGGCAATGGTTGGCGCAGCAGTTTGACGCCAGCATCCTGTCGGACGAGGCCAACGCCCCCGGCATGCCGAACTTTACCGGCGCGTTTGTGGGCGTGGCATGCCAGGATATGGCGGGCACGGCACTGCATGCGGACTTTGATTACTTCGAGTACCGCGAACGGGCGTACTGCATCAATCCGAAGGCGGCTGTTTAGGCGGCTTTTTCTCTTCTTGTGCTCGCTTGAGGAGGATGGCGGTTTCGGCGACGATCCGCCTGACTTCTGCCTGGGTTTCCGCCATTTCCTTGCCGGCGCTCAGCGCGGCCAGCATGTTGGAGTAGAGTGCGGCGTTGAATGCCGAGATACCGAGAACGGCAGCCAGGACGCTGCTGACGCCGGTGACTACGATGGTGGTGCGTAGACTGGCGATGCTAGTACGCATCTCTGCAAGGCGTCATGGTGGTTTAGACCGCCGATTGCGAGCACAAGTTCAATATTGTTGTGCCGATTGGTGATTTTCGTAATTGCGGTGCGTGGCGGGGCATCGCACAATGGTGCGCATAAAAATACGTGAGACATCCCCATGAATATCCGCCTTGCCGCTACCCTGGCTGTGCTATCGTCGTCCGCTTTCGCGGCGGCGCCCAATGATTTGAATGTGTATACCGGCCAGCCGCTGGCGTCCGGTAGTATCGTCATTTCGGATTTCGACTCCGCCAAGACGATGACGGGCGCTGCGGCCGAGATTCCCAAGGCCGACAATGGCGTGGTCGCCGCCAGCAAGTCGGCCAAGGCGAAGAAGGACGATGCGCTCACACTGAATTTCAACAAAGCCTGGTACGCCAGCCTGCGCATGCAGGGCGGCGAGCCGGTTGACCTGCGGCCCTATCTGGACAAGGGCGTGCTGGCGCTGGATCTCAAAGTGGATGAATTGGCCGAAGGCGGCCTGAGTTTTCGCGTCAAGTGCGGCGACCAATGCGAGCGCGGCGTGCCGTATGTGATCCCGGCGCGCGCGGCAGAGGGCAAGGGCTGGCAGCATCTGGTGATGTCGGCCAGCTGCTTCTACCACGAAGGCGACGATTTCAGCCAGATTACCCAGCCGTTCGAGCTGAACGGCACCGGCAAAGGCAAGGTCTCCATCGCCAACGTCAAGTATCAGCTGAGCGGCAAGCCCAACGTTGCATGCCCCGATTACAAGACCGTCTCGGTCACGCCGGACAAATTGAACGAGTCATGGTCGATCAGTTGGTGGACCACGCGCCACGAGAAAAAGCTGGCCGACGTCAAACAGCTGGGCAAGAGCGCGCAAGTGGTCTTCATCGGCGACTCGATTACCGAGGGGTGGGAAAAGAGCGGCGTGCCGGTCTGGGACCGCTATTACAAGCCGCTGAACGGCATCGCCCT from Duganella dendranthematis encodes:
- a CDS encoding GDSL-type esterase/lipase family protein; amino-acid sequence: MNIRLAATLAVLSSSAFAAAPNDLNVYTGQPLASGSIVISDFDSAKTMTGAAAEIPKADNGVVAASKSAKAKKDDALTLNFNKAWYASLRMQGGEPVDLRPYLDKGVLALDLKVDELAEGGLSFRVKCGDQCERGVPYVIPARAAEGKGWQHLVMSASCFYHEGDDFSQITQPFELNGTGKGKVSIANVKYQLSGKPNVACPDYKTVSVTPDKLNESWSISWWTTRHEKKLADVKQLGKSAQVVFIGDSITEGWEKSGVPVWDRYYKPLNGIALGFGGDRTENVLWRVQHGEVDGLAPKVAVLMFGTNNTGHRQEDPKTTALGIKRNIEELQQRLPDTKILLLAIFPRGEKPDDNLRRINEQVNAIIAGYADNQKVFFLDIGKAFLQADGTLSRDIMPDLLHPNEKGYEIWAKAMAPTLQQLLPGAEKYAWDNVSIGGSGFVSGLITSKTEPGLIYARTDVGGAYRWDVKKNAGFR